From the genome of Scytonema hofmannii PCC 7110, one region includes:
- a CDS encoding 1-acyl-sn-glycerol-3-phosphate acyltransferase: MPHPIQLAQPPLEFIPPHYNPLVRYMMQVILPVVLRLRLRPWLPTGIAQVETVNVEVLANLYQKFQAGKIRFLIAFRHPEVDDPLCMFHLVSKAVSEIARKKGISLQSPIHSHFIYERGMTLWAGNWLGWLFSGLGGLPIHRGKRLDRIGMKTARDLFANGKIPISVAPEGGTNGHSEIVSPLEPGVAHMGFWCVEDLLKANRTEEVFIVPIYNQYSYINPSWKKLDWLLGKLEADCGLPVQQMSQATLVDREKFFYERLFHLGEHILSQMEKFYDRFNHQSTAIALGASCTQLIATPTDPSASRNQILENRLQTLLDRSLKAAEQFFGLSSEGAVIDRCRRLEAASWDDIYRKDLPDLQTLSPLERGLADWIAEEASLRVLHMRLAESFVAVTGSYVLEKPSFERFAETSLILFDLIARIKGEKSPARPRLGWRKSRITVGEPISVTERWSNYQQSRQAARQAVIDLTQDLQTALEKMIKL, translated from the coding sequence TTGCCGCATCCCATTCAACTTGCTCAACCACCACTAGAGTTCATTCCACCGCACTACAACCCACTTGTACGCTATATGATGCAAGTGATTTTGCCTGTTGTGTTGCGCTTAAGGTTGCGACCCTGGTTACCAACTGGTATCGCCCAAGTTGAAACTGTGAATGTTGAGGTGTTAGCCAATCTCTACCAAAAATTTCAGGCTGGCAAAATCCGCTTTTTAATCGCCTTTCGCCATCCTGAAGTAGATGACCCTCTGTGTATGTTTCATCTAGTATCCAAAGCTGTATCAGAAATTGCTCGTAAAAAAGGGATTTCGCTGCAATCTCCAATCCATTCTCACTTTATTTACGAACGGGGAATGACTTTATGGGCGGGAAATTGGTTGGGTTGGCTGTTTTCTGGATTGGGGGGCTTACCAATCCATCGTGGTAAGCGATTGGACAGAATTGGAATGAAGACAGCACGGGATTTATTTGCTAATGGTAAAATTCCCATTTCTGTCGCTCCTGAAGGAGGAACCAACGGACACAGTGAAATTGTCAGCCCTTTAGAACCGGGTGTTGCTCACATGGGCTTTTGGTGCGTGGAAGACTTGCTCAAAGCCAATCGGACTGAAGAAGTTTTTATCGTGCCAATTTACAATCAATACAGCTATATCAATCCGTCATGGAAAAAACTAGATTGGCTTTTAGGAAAGTTAGAAGCTGATTGCGGTTTACCAGTGCAGCAAATGAGCCAAGCAACTCTCGTTGACCGAGAAAAATTTTTTTATGAGCGGCTGTTTCATCTGGGTGAACATATTCTTTCCCAAATGGAAAAATTTTACGATCGCTTTAACCATCAAAGCACTGCGATCGCCCTTGGCGCAAGCTGTACCCAGCTTATCGCAACACCAACCGATCCATCTGCTAGCCGCAATCAGATACTGGAAAATCGTCTTCAAACATTGTTAGATAGATCTTTAAAAGCAGCCGAGCAGTTTTTTGGTCTTAGCAGTGAAGGCGCGGTAATTGACCGATGTCGTCGATTGGAAGCAGCATCTTGGGATGATATTTACCGCAAGGATTTGCCCGATCTGCAGACACTATCACCCTTAGAACGGGGGTTGGCAGATTGGATTGCGGAAGAAGCATCTTTGCGAGTACTGCATATGCGTTTGGCGGAGAGTTTTGTTGCAGTTACGGGAAGCTATGTTTTGGAAAAGCCTTCTTTTGAGAGATTTGCAGAAACTTCTCTGATTTTATTTGACCTCATTGCTCGCATAAAAGGAGAGAAAAGCCCTGCACGACCTCGACTTGGTTGGAGAAAATCTCGGATAACAGTGGGTGAACCTATTTCTGTAACAGAACGTTGGTCAAATTATCAGCAAAGCCGTCAAGCAGCTAGACAGGCGGTTATTGATTTGACGCAAGATTTACAAACGGCGTTGGAGAAGATGATTAAGCTGTAA
- a CDS encoding calcium-binding protein, protein MTTINGTNNDDWIIYQASENPIAYGYDDNDSVWNSGGSNDSLYSGDGNDTFLNWYGNNYLPGGNRIDYLVDGFANAILDGGALSDTFGDVGNNYLLGGDNPIDDLVERFRFGNAILDGGALSDTFGNVGNNYLPAGGLVADGS, encoded by the coding sequence ATGACAACTATCAACGGAACCAATAACGACGATTGGATCATCTACCAAGCTTCTGAGAACCCGATCGCCTATGGTTATGATGACAATGACTCTGTTTGGAATAGTGGCGGTAGTAATGATTCTTTGTACAGTGGCGATGGCAATGATACATTTTTAAATTGGTACGGCAATAACTACCTTCCTGGTGGTAATCGTATTGATTATCTTGTTGACGGGTTTGCTAACGCCATCCTTGATGGCGGTGCTCTTTCAGATACTTTTGGTGATGTAGGCAATAATTACCTTCTTGGTGGTGATAATCCGATTGACGATCTTGTTGAAAGGTTTAGGTTTGGTAACGCCATCCTTGATGGCGGTGCTCTTTCAGATACTTTTGGTAATGTAGGCAATAATTATCTTCCTGCTGGTGGCTTGGTTGCAGATGGCAGCTAG
- a CDS encoding filamentous hemagglutinin N-terminal domain-containing protein, whose protein sequence is MFEGSLSGRWFCRLGIAVWSAIVLSPNCALGQIIPDGTLSNNTIVTPDASTFNITGGTQADGNLFHSFKDFSVPTGGTAFFNNGTEIANIISRVTGGSISNINGLIRSNGTANLFLLNPSGMIFGLNASLNVGGSFLATTANAIQFGERGFFSASNPETPTQLLAINPSALLFNQITAPIQNQSIARAGRDPAGFNAFGLRVPDGKSLLLVGGNISMDGGQLNAYGGRVELGGLATPGTVALSVDGNNLVALGFPTQSTRADVSLTNRAGVYVEAAGGGSIAVNARNIELSGESQLTAGIGQGLGSVGAVAGDITLNATGEIKVVNSALFNVVQTRAVGNGGNINVSTDSLSLTDGAQLFASTYGQGNTGNASVDASGSVSFTNSSAAFSTVESTGVGKGGDIKISAESLSVTNGAQLVANSRGKGDAGNVIIDARGSVFFDGTSSNGKLPSAAFSSVSSTGVGKGGDIKISAGSLSVTNGARLSASTYGQGNAGSVIIDANGKVSFDGTSGDGESPSAAFSTVFSTGVGKGGNIKISAESLSVTNGAQLQANTQGKGDAGSVIIDARSSVSFESRSRNGRFTALSGIGETGVGKAGDIRITTDQLFLTNGAYLSAGTSGKGDGGNVIINARKVSFDSGSSVRNNVEPTGDGKGGNIKITTDELSLTNGAFLSATSAGKGNGGSVIIDARAASFDGIDVFSVVAETGVGKAGDIRITTDELSLTNGAQVLTYTFGKGDGGSVIINARNVSFDGRRDNQLPSGAFSGVGETGVGKAGDIRISTDELFLTSGASLGADTSGKGEGGSIIINARKVSFDSSSVASNIEKTGVGKGGSIRITTDELSVSNNAGLSASTSGKGDGGGVIIDARKVSFNDSVAFSVVGETGVGKAGDIRITTDSLSLTKSGLLATTGGKGDGGSAIVNATRSISLDNVSAISSGVIDTGQGKSGDVYITTDSLSLKDSSVTTNSFGKGDAGNVIIDARSVSLDNNRGISTSIEEKAQGNGGNIRINTDKLSLSNGAQIRAYTAGQGNAGNVIINAQSISLDGTSSDDSPSLISSNVEQTAQGKGGNIRITTDSLSLTNSAQLLASTSGQGDAGNILINATYSVSVSEANSINGLSSGFLTQTSANSKGKGGDISVNTNVFRLSDGAILNAQTRNDSNGGNIVVGAKLVEVSNGGQILTTTSGSGRAGKITVNATDQVIVTGKNVTFDTRRNNFSDKVVNVGAASGLFVRSQSSGAAGDIEVNSPQIRLDNSGRFIAESALGNGGNINLFVSDLLLLRRGSQISATAGTARQGGDGGNININSKYIIAIPEENSDITANAFQGRGGNVQINSQGIFGIESRPRQTENSDITASSESGVAGVINLITPDNSALQNSLSELPQNSIDTNALIANSCIARTRSNEGTFTITGSGGLPHSPGNPSISLYSTGDVRQVVPNTSTSWKQGDPIVEPTGVYRLADGRLVMSRECL, encoded by the coding sequence ATGTTTGAGGGGTCTTTGAGTGGGCGCTGGTTCTGTAGATTGGGGATTGCTGTGTGGAGTGCGATAGTTTTGTCACCAAATTGTGCGTTAGGTCAAATTATCCCAGATGGGACTTTATCCAACAACACTATAGTCACACCAGATGCCAGCACTTTCAACATCACTGGCGGCACCCAAGCCGACGGTAATTTGTTCCATAGTTTCAAAGACTTTTCCGTTCCTACTGGAGGCACTGCTTTTTTTAATAATGGTACTGAAATTGCGAACATTATCAGCAGGGTAACAGGTGGGTCAATTTCTAATATTAATGGGTTAATTCGTAGCAACGGTACAGCTAACCTGTTTTTGCTCAACCCAAGTGGGATGATTTTTGGTCTGAATGCCAGTTTGAATGTTGGTGGTTCATTTTTGGCAACTACAGCTAATGCAATTCAATTTGGCGAGCGAGGTTTTTTCAGTGCCTCCAATCCAGAAACACCAACACAATTATTGGCGATCAATCCATCAGCATTACTCTTCAACCAAATCACAGCACCTATCCAAAATCAATCAATAGCACGAGCAGGACGTGACCCTGCAGGATTTAATGCATTTGGTCTACGTGTCCCAGATGGTAAGAGTCTACTGCTAGTTGGCGGCAACATTAGCATGGATGGTGGTCAACTGAATGCTTATGGTGGAAGAGTTGAGTTGGGAGGATTAGCAACACCAGGAACAGTAGCGCTCTCGGTAGATGGTAACAATTTGGTAGCTCTGGGCTTCCCTACTCAAAGTACTAGAGCAGATGTATCTTTGACTAATAGAGCAGGTGTATATGTAGAAGCAGCTGGTGGTGGGAGTATTGCAGTCAATGCCCGTAATATAGAGCTTTCAGGAGAAAGTCAACTGACTGCCGGCATAGGGCAAGGGTTGGGATCGGTTGGCGCTGTTGCGGGAGATATTACACTCAATGCCACAGGGGAAATAAAAGTGGTAAACAGCGCTCTATTCAATGTTGTGCAAACCCGAGCAGTGGGCAATGGGGGAAACATCAATGTCAGCACTGACTCACTCTCGCTAACTGATGGTGCTCAACTATTTGCTAGCACCTACGGACAGGGAAATACAGGCAATGCGAGCGTTGATGCAAGTGGTAGTGTCTCTTTTACTAATAGTAGCGCGGCTTTCAGCACAGTAGAATCGACAGGAGTTGGTAAAGGAGGGGACATCAAAATTAGCGCTGAAAGTTTGTCTGTTACCAATGGCGCTCAACTTGTTGCCAACAGCCGTGGAAAAGGTGATGCAGGCAATGTGATTATTGATGCGCGTGGCAGTGTCTTTTTTGATGGCACTTCTAGCAATGGTAAATTGCCTAGCGCGGCTTTCAGCAGTGTCTCCTCGACAGGAGTTGGTAAAGGAGGGGACATCAAAATTAGCGCTGGAAGTCTGTCTGTTACCAATGGTGCTCGACTATCTGCCAGCACCTATGGACAGGGAAATGCAGGCAGTGTAATTATTGATGCGAATGGCAAAGTCTCTTTTGATGGCACTTCTGGCGATGGTGAATCTCCCAGCGCTGCTTTCAGCACTGTCTTCTCGACAGGAGTTGGTAAAGGAGGGAACATCAAAATTAGCGCTGAAAGTCTATCTGTTACCAATGGCGCTCAACTTCAAGCCAATACCCAAGGAAAAGGTGATGCAGGCAGTGTGATAATTGATGCTCGTAGCAGCGTCTCTTTTGAGAGTAGAAGTAGAAATGGTAGATTTACTGCTTTAAGTGGTATAGGAGAGACTGGAGTTGGAAAAGCTGGGGATATTCGCATTACTACAGATCAACTATTTCTTACTAATGGTGCTTACTTAAGTGCTGGTACCTCAGGAAAAGGAGATGGGGGCAATGTCATAATTAATGCTCGCAAAGTTTCTTTTGATAGTGGAAGTAGTGTCAGAAACAATGTAGAACCAACAGGTGACGGAAAAGGTGGAAACATCAAAATAACTACAGATGAACTATCTCTTACTAACGGTGCTTTTTTAAGTGCTACCAGTGCAGGGAAAGGGAATGGAGGAAGTGTGATAATTGATGCTCGCGCAGCTTCTTTTGATGGGATCGATGTATTTAGTGTTGTAGCTGAGACTGGAGTTGGAAAAGCTGGAGACATTCGCATTACCACAGATGAACTATCTCTTACTAATGGTGCTCAAGTACTTACATACACCTTCGGAAAAGGAGATGGAGGGAGTGTGATAATTAATGCTCGCAATGTTTCTTTTGATGGGCGTAGGGATAATCAATTACCTAGCGGTGCTTTCAGTGGTGTGGGCGAGACTGGAGTTGGAAAAGCTGGAGACATTCGCATTTCCACAGATGAACTATTTCTTACCAGTGGTGCTTCCCTAGGGGCTGATACCTCAGGAAAGGGGGAGGGAGGGAGCATAATAATAAATGCTCGCAAAGTTTCTTTTGATAGTAGTAGTGTCGCGAGCAATATAGAAAAAACTGGTGTTGGAAAAGGTGGAAGCATTCGCATTACTACAGACGAACTATCTGTTTCCAACAATGCTGGCTTAAGTGCTAGCACTTCAGGAAAAGGAGATGGAGGAGGTGTGATAATTGATGCTCGCAAAGTTTCTTTTAATGATAGTGTTGCGTTTAGCGTTGTGGGCGAGACTGGAGTTGGCAAAGCAGGAGACATTCGCATCACTACTGATTCACTTTCACTAACCAAATCTGGATTACTTGCCACCACTGGAGGAAAAGGGGATGGAGGGAGTGCGATCGTCAATGCCACTAGGAGCATTTCCTTGGATAATGTCAGTGCTATTAGTAGTGGAGTAATAGACACGGGACAAGGAAAGAGTGGGGATGTTTACATCACCACTGATTCGCTTTCCCTGAAAGACTCTAGCGTCACAACTAACTCCTTTGGAAAAGGAGATGCAGGCAATGTAATTATTGATGCTAGGAGCGTCTCCTTGGATAACAACAGAGGAATCTCCACTAGTATAGAAGAAAAAGCTCAAGGAAATGGTGGAAATATTCGTATTAACACTGATAAACTTTCACTTTCCAATGGTGCTCAAATTAGAGCCTATACTGCTGGTCAGGGGAATGCAGGAAATGTAATTATTAATGCTCAAAGCATTTCCTTGGATGGAACAAGTAGCGATGACTCTCCTAGTCTTATCTCCAGTAATGTAGAACAGACAGCACAAGGAAAGGGTGGAAACATTCGTATTACCACTGATTCGCTCTCACTGACCAATAGCGCTCAACTACTAGCTAGCACCAGTGGGCAAGGGGATGCGGGAAATATTCTAATCAACGCTACTTATTCCGTCAGTGTTTCTGAAGCTAATTCTATCAATGGACTTTCTAGTGGGTTCTTGACACAAACATCTGCCAATTCTAAAGGCAAGGGGGGCGATATCTCTGTAAACACCAATGTCTTTCGCTTATCAGATGGTGCCATATTAAACGCACAAACCAGAAATGATAGCAATGGCGGCAATATTGTAGTGGGTGCAAAACTAGTTGAGGTGAGCAATGGAGGACAAATTCTGACCACAACCTCTGGTAGTGGACGTGCAGGTAAGATTACGGTTAATGCTACTGACCAGGTAATTGTCACTGGGAAAAATGTAACTTTCGATACGCGACGTAATAACTTTAGCGACAAGGTTGTAAATGTAGGAGCAGCCAGTGGCTTATTTGTTCGTTCTCAAAGTTCAGGGGCAGCAGGTGACATTGAAGTTAACTCACCCCAGATTCGTTTAGACAATAGCGGAAGGTTTATTGCTGAATCTGCATTAGGTAATGGTGGTAATATCAATCTCTTTGTCAGCGACTTACTGCTACTACGCCGTGGAAGTCAAATCTCTGCCACTGCGGGGACTGCACGGCAAGGTGGGGATGGTGGTAACATCAACATCAACTCAAAATATATCATCGCGATTCCAGAAGAAAATAGTGATATCACCGCAAATGCTTTTCAAGGTAGAGGTGGTAACGTCCAAATCAATTCTCAAGGTATCTTTGGGATAGAGTCACGTCCACGGCAAACTGAGAACAGCGATATTACAGCCAGTTCTGAATCAGGCGTTGCAGGTGTTATAAATCTTATTACACCTGACAACAGCGCTCTTCAAAATAGCCTCAGCGAGTTACCGCAAAACTCTATTGATACTAACGCCCTCATCGCCAATAGTTGCATTGCCCGCACTCGCTCAAATGAAGGCACATTCACTATCACAGGTTCTGGTGGTTTACCTCACAGCCCTGGAAATCCATCCATTTCACTCTATTCCACGGGAGATGTAAGGCAAGTCGTACCTAACACCTCAACTTCTTGGAAACAAGGTGACCCCATTGTCGAACCAACAGGAGTTTACCGACTGGCTGACGGACGATTGGTCATGAGTCGAGAGTGCCTTTGA
- a CDS encoding GNAT family N-acetyltransferase yields MEIRLVKTEEEKEAVYRFRYQIYIEEMRFKQFYADRDRQTIREPLDEFGYIFIALQENKVVGTVRVNYANLSDLGYYLGLFDMESVGHFHPQRTSITTKLIVSSEFRSTTLAVRLVLAAYQQAIKDRIKYDFIECKPNLVNFFLRIGYKLHKEQINHPDRGKCISMILNLEDFEHFERIGSPFLRVLVKQN; encoded by the coding sequence ATGGAAATTAGACTCGTAAAAACAGAGGAAGAGAAAGAAGCTGTATACCGTTTTCGCTATCAAATATATATTGAAGAAATGAGATTCAAGCAATTCTATGCAGATCGCGACCGTCAAACTATTCGCGAGCCTCTTGATGAATTTGGATACATCTTTATTGCTTTACAGGAAAATAAAGTTGTAGGTACAGTTCGCGTAAATTATGCTAATTTATCAGACCTTGGATACTACCTTGGGTTGTTTGACATGGAATCTGTTGGACATTTTCATCCGCAACGTACCTCTATAACGACAAAACTAATTGTCAGTTCAGAGTTTAGGTCAACAACCTTAGCTGTTCGTCTGGTTTTAGCAGCATACCAACAAGCCATTAAAGACAGGATCAAATACGACTTTATAGAATGTAAACCAAATTTAGTTAATTTCTTTCTTAGAATTGGCTATAAACTTCACAAAGAGCAGATAAATCATCCTGATCGTGGTAAGTGTATTTCGATGATTCTCAATCTTGAAGATTTTGAACATTTTGAGAGGATAGGCTCACCTTTTCTGCGTGTTCTGGTTAAACAAAACTAG
- a CDS encoding uroporphyrinogen-III synthase: MLTSSAQLPLHGKRILVTAPRNYALRLSNQLANQGALPLLMPTIETCPLENFTELDSALQKIEQFDWIAFTSRNGIEAFLQRLDELQINPLILAKCRLCAIGIDSEKLAAFGFKVDIVPKEPSPAGIIAELAKISNIAKQTVLVPVPEVLGVPEPDVVPNFVAGLKQLGMNVTRVPTYMTRCLEKTVYDVELSLVRQGKIDAIAFSSTAEIMGFLKMFNSKSDYENCTIACFGPYTAANAKKLGLDVSIVSKDYSSFAGFTNAIASFFHPVSSAHR; encoded by the coding sequence TTGCTAACATCATCTGCTCAACTTCCCTTACACGGGAAGCGAATTCTTGTCACTGCACCTCGGAACTACGCTCTGAGATTATCTAACCAGCTTGCTAACCAAGGTGCTTTGCCATTGCTCATGCCAACTATAGAAACTTGTCCTCTGGAAAATTTTACTGAATTAGATAGTGCATTACAAAAAATTGAGCAATTCGATTGGATTGCTTTTACTAGTAGAAATGGTATTGAGGCATTTTTACAACGTTTGGATGAGTTACAAATCAACCCATTGATATTGGCAAAGTGTCGTTTGTGTGCAATTGGCATAGATTCGGAAAAATTAGCTGCTTTTGGATTCAAAGTTGATATAGTCCCAAAAGAACCTAGCCCAGCAGGAATTATTGCTGAGCTAGCTAAGATTTCTAATATTGCCAAACAAACAGTACTTGTACCAGTTCCTGAAGTATTGGGCGTACCAGAACCTGATGTAGTTCCAAATTTTGTTGCAGGGTTGAAACAGTTGGGGATGAATGTGACTCGCGTCCCAACTTACATGACTCGCTGTTTGGAAAAAACTGTTTACGATGTTGAATTAAGTTTAGTTCGTCAGGGCAAAATAGATGCGATCGCTTTTAGCAGCACAGCTGAAATTATGGGGTTTTTAAAAATGTTTAATTCAAAAAGCGATTATGAAAATTGCACTATAGCTTGTTTTGGACCTTACACAGCAGCCAATGCAAAAAAATTAGGCTTAGATGTGTCTATCGTTTCTAAAGATTATAGTTCTTTTGCAGGGTTTACAAATGCGATCGCATCATTTTTTCATCCTGTTAGTAGCGCTCACAGGTGA
- the tsaB gene encoding tRNA (adenosine(37)-N6)-threonylcarbamoyltransferase complex dimerization subunit type 1 TsaB: MSIQLQHLPPTKYGLALHTTTRELGLAISNFAGDTRSHVWYLDRELSSHLHQYLIEFIKPQTWADLAFIAVAKGPGGFTGTRIGVVTARTLGQQLGIPVFAVSNLAAVAWLQILSPQAEGSESLKEPVIAVQMPAQRGQVFAGIYQPSPNASGLDVLLPDIAIAPEVWQEKLANWNTRYQLVEATSGLAATVTSVLQLAYLDWQKGIRPNWSEALPFYGQHPVDT, translated from the coding sequence TTGAGTATTCAACTGCAACACCTGCCACCAACAAAATACGGACTAGCACTCCACACTACCACCCGCGAACTGGGCTTGGCCATCAGCAACTTTGCTGGAGACACTCGTTCTCATGTCTGGTATTTAGACCGTGAGTTATCCAGTCATTTACACCAGTATTTAATTGAATTTATCAAGCCTCAAACTTGGGCAGACTTAGCGTTTATTGCAGTAGCTAAGGGACCGGGCGGTTTTACAGGCACTCGCATTGGGGTTGTGACTGCTCGTACTTTGGGTCAACAGTTGGGCATTCCCGTATTTGCTGTTTCCAATTTGGCAGCTGTAGCATGGTTACAGATTTTATCCCCGCAGGCAGAAGGATCGGAAAGTTTAAAGGAACCTGTTATTGCCGTACAGATGCCAGCCCAACGGGGTCAAGTTTTTGCTGGGATCTATCAACCCAGTCCCAATGCTTCTGGGCTAGATGTTCTCCTACCAGATATTGCGATCGCACCAGAGGTATGGCAAGAAAAGTTAGCCAACTGGAACACCAGGTATCAACTTGTTGAAGCAACATCTGGGTTAGCCGCAACTGTAACAAGCGTGTTGCAACTGGCATATTTAGATTGGCAAAAAGGTATACGTCCCAATTGGTCAGAAGCGCTACCATTTTACGGGCAACACCCAGTAGATACATGA
- a CDS encoding S-layer family protein, with protein MLGDRTYNDRVARFGTAAPINSNPGLFVLAQGSGIAGNIEVISPQIRLDNTGTINATSASGNGGNINLRASDLLILRRGSQISATAGTARQGGDGGNIDINSKYIIAVPDEDSDITANAFQGRGGNVQINSQGIFGIESRPRQTENSDITASSELGIAGAIALIAPDNSAIVNSLGELPQNPIDTNALIANSCIARTGRLESTFTITGSGGLPHSPGNPSASLYPTGDVRQVISNASTSWKKGDLIVEPTGVYRLADGRLVMSRECL; from the coding sequence GTGTTGGGCGATCGCACTTACAATGACCGTGTTGCTCGATTTGGCACAGCTGCACCGATTAATTCTAACCCTGGCTTGTTTGTTCTTGCTCAAGGTTCTGGAATCGCAGGAAATATTGAAGTCATCTCACCCCAAATTCGTTTAGATAACACTGGAACCATCAACGCCACATCTGCATCTGGTAATGGCGGTAATATCAATCTACGAGCCAGCGATTTACTAATTTTACGCCGTGGAAGTCAAATCTCTGCCACTGCGGGAACTGCACGGCAGGGTGGGGATGGTGGTAACATCGACATCAACTCGAAATATATCATCGCTGTTCCAGATGAAGATAGCGATATCACTGCGAATGCTTTTCAAGGTAGAGGTGGTAACGTCCAAATCAATTCTCAAGGTATCTTTGGGATTGAGTCGCGTCCACGGCAAACTGAGAACAGTGATATCACAGCCAGTTCCGAGCTAGGGATTGCGGGTGCGATCGCTCTCATTGCACCTGACAACAGCGCTATTGTGAATAGCCTGGGCGAGTTACCGCAAAATCCTATCGATACCAACGCCCTCATCGCCAACAGTTGCATTGCCCGCACTGGTAGACTTGAAAGTACATTCACTATCACAGGTTCTGGTGGTTTACCTCACAGCCCTGGAAATCCATCCGCTTCACTTTATCCTACAGGAGATGTACGGCAAGTCATATCTAACGCCTCAACTTCTTGGAAAAAAGGTGACCTCATTGTCGAACCAACAGGAGTGTACCGACTGGCTGACGGGCGATTGGTCATGAGTCGAGAGTGCCTTTGA
- a CDS encoding mevalonate kinase yields MIIFVPGRLCLFGEHSDWAGEYRRINPQIEKGYTLIVGTNQGIYADVKPHSTELIIRPSLNEGKRYEPLRLPMEPNTLKCVAAKGGFFSYAAGTAYQFLTHYGVGGLEVDNYLTDLPIQKGLSSSAAFCVLMARAFNRLYDLKMTIREEMELAYLGERSTPSLCGRMDQACAYGNLPILMIFDGEQIDHYELNVSKDLFFLIVDLGGRKNTQEILRRLNECYPFATNQIQQNVQKYLGSISAEITCSAVEAIQFGDAQLLGALMTKAQTEFDRHVVPACPSQLTAKKLHLLLHHEPLSPYIFGGKGVGSQGDGTAQLIVKNQESQRKAIEIIQRDFPQMQALHLTISRLSL; encoded by the coding sequence ATGATAATTTTTGTTCCAGGTCGTCTTTGTTTGTTCGGAGAACACAGCGATTGGGCAGGAGAATATCGCCGGATTAATCCTCAAATCGAAAAGGGCTACACCTTAATTGTTGGTACTAATCAAGGAATTTATGCCGATGTCAAACCTCATTCTACTGAGTTAATTATTCGTCCTTCTCTCAATGAAGGCAAGCGTTATGAACCGCTCAGATTACCAATGGAACCTAATACCCTCAAGTGCGTAGCAGCAAAGGGCGGGTTTTTTAGTTATGCTGCTGGTACAGCTTATCAATTTCTGACTCACTATGGTGTTGGCGGACTTGAAGTTGATAATTATTTAACCGACTTACCCATCCAAAAGGGATTATCTTCAAGTGCTGCTTTTTGCGTTCTCATGGCTCGTGCTTTTAATCGTCTGTATGACTTGAAGATGACAATTCGTGAAGAAATGGAGTTGGCATACCTGGGAGAAAGAAGCACCCCTAGTCTTTGTGGTCGTATGGATCAGGCTTGTGCTTATGGAAATCTCCCAATCTTGATGATATTTGATGGGGAACAAATCGACCATTACGAGCTGAACGTTAGCAAAGATTTGTTTTTTTTGATTGTCGATCTCGGCGGTAGAAAAAACACACAAGAAATTCTCAGACGATTGAATGAGTGTTACCCTTTCGCTACTAATCAAATTCAGCAAAATGTCCAAAAATACTTGGGTTCTATTAGTGCGGAAATTACCTGCTCAGCAGTTGAAGCAATACAATTTGGAGATGCCCAACTTCTTGGAGCTTTAATGACAAAAGCCCAAACTGAATTCGATCGCCACGTAGTTCCGGCTTGTCCTTCTCAATTAACTGCAAAGAAACTGCATCTCCTTCTCCATCACGAGCCTCTGAGTCCTTATATCTTCGGAGGAAAAGGCGTGGGTTCTCAGGGTGATGGCACTGCACAACTGATTGTTAAAAATCAAGAGAGTCAAAGAAAAGCTATCGAAATTATTCAGCGCGATTTTCCTCAAATGCAAGCGTTACATTTAACTATTTCAAGACTGTCCTTATGA